The following proteins come from a genomic window of Anas acuta chromosome 22, bAnaAcu1.1, whole genome shotgun sequence:
- the LOC137843508 gene encoding solute carrier family 2, facilitated glucose transporter member 5-like isoform X1: MEPNKDKQESSDSEEGTKGKMTLTLALVTLISAFGSSFQYGYNVSVINSPAPYMQDFYNQTYTDRYGVFMDKNLQTLLWSLTVSMYPLGGFFGSLMVGPLVNNCGRKGTLLINNLFSIAAAILMGTSEIAKTFEVIIISRVIMGIYAGLASNVVPMFLGEMAPKNLRGAIGVVPQLFITIGILIAQILGLHSILGNAKDWPVMLGLTGIPSVIQLLTLPFFPESPRYLLIQKGNEEQARQALQRLRGWDDVDDEIEEMRLEDQSEKEEGQMSVLTLCTFRGLRWQLISIIVMMMGQQLSGVNAVFYYADRIFLSAGVETNNVQYVTVSIGAINVVMTCLAVFIVESLGRRILLLAGFGLCCGSCAVLTLALNLQNTVSWMSYLSIVCVILYIIGHAIGASPIPFVMITEMFLQSSRPAAFMVGGSVHWLCNFAVGLLFLYMEAGLGAYSFLIFCAICLVTMVYIFFVVPETKNKTFMEINRIMAKRNKVEIQTEKEELMDIHTIQAGQAEKKEISNSDL, translated from the exons TACATGCAAGACTTCTACAACCAAACCTACACGGACAGGTATGGGGTCTTCATGGACAAGAACTTGCAGACGCTGCTCTGGTCTCTCACCGTGTCCATGTACCCTCTGGGTGGCTTCTTCGGGTCCCTCATGGTGGGGCCTCTGGTCAACAACTGCGGCCG AAAGGGCACCCTGCTGATAAACAACCTTTTCTCCATTGCTGCTGCAATCCTTATGGGAACCTCAGAGATAGCCAAAACCTTCGAAGTAATCATCATTTCACGTGTGATCATGGGGATTTATGCTG GTCTGGCCTCCAACGTGGTTCCCATGTTCCTGGGAGAAATGGCCCCCAAAAATCTGAGAGGTGCCATTGGGGTTGTGCCCCAGCTTTTCATCACCATTGGGATCCTCATAGCTCAGATCCTTGGTCTCCACAGCATCCTTGGGAATGCCAAAG ACTGGCCTGTGATGCTGGGGCTCACGGGGATCCCATCAGTAATTCAGCTCCTCACATTGCCCTTCTTTCCTGAAAGTCCCAGATATCTGCTGATACAGAAGGGCAACGAAGAGCAAGCACGACAAG CCCTGCAGAGACTGAGAGGCTGGGATGATGTGGATGATGAGATAGAAGAAATGCGCCTCGAAGACCagtcagaaaaggaagaaggacaGATGTCTGTACTCACCCTCTGTACCTTCAGGGGCTTGCGATGGCAGCTCATCTCTATTATTGTCATGATGATGGGCCAGCAGCTCTCGGGGGTTAACGCG GTCTTCTACTACGCGGACAGGATCTTCCTGTCAGCAGGTGTGGAAACCAATAACGTGCAGTATGTCACCGTGTCCATAGGTGCCATCAACGTCGTCATGACTTGCCTCGCT GTTTTCATCGTGGAGTCCTTAGGGAGGAGAATCCTCCTCCTCGCTGGCTTTGGCTTGTGCTGTGGCTCCTGTGCGGTGCTGACCTTGGCCCTCAACCTCCAG AACACCGTCTCCTGGATGTCTTACCTCAGCATAGTGTGTGTCATTCTTTACATCATTGGACACGCTATTGGAGCCA GCCCGATCCCCTTTGTGATGATCACCGAGATGTTCCTGCAGTCATCCCGGCCGGCTGCCTTCATGGTCGGTGGGTCCGTGCACTGGCTGTGCAACTTCGCTGTGGGGCTCTTGTTCCTCTACATGGAG GCTGGACTGGgagcctacagcttcctcatttTCTGTGCCATATGCCTCGTCACCATGGTTTACATCTTCTTTGTTGTTCCTGAGACGAAGAACAAAACCTTCATGGAAATTAACAGGATCATGGCCAAGAGGAACAAGGTGGAGATTCAGACGGAGAAAGAAGAGCTCATGGATATCCACACTATCCAGGCTGGgcaggcagagaagaaagaaatctccAACAGCGATCTGTGA
- the LOC137843508 gene encoding solute carrier family 2, facilitated glucose transporter member 5-like isoform X2: MPMEKGPDGSQSNLPGRDTKMTLTLALVTLISAFGSSFQYGYNVSVINSPAPYMQDFYNQTYTDRYGVFMDKNLQTLLWSLTVSMYPLGGFFGSLMVGPLVNNCGRKGTLLINNLFSIAAAILMGTSEIAKTFEVIIISRVIMGIYAGLASNVVPMFLGEMAPKNLRGAIGVVPQLFITIGILIAQILGLHSILGNAKDWPVMLGLTGIPSVIQLLTLPFFPESPRYLLIQKGNEEQARQALQRLRGWDDVDDEIEEMRLEDQSEKEEGQMSVLTLCTFRGLRWQLISIIVMMMGQQLSGVNAVFYYADRIFLSAGVETNNVQYVTVSIGAINVVMTCLAVFIVESLGRRILLLAGFGLCCGSCAVLTLALNLQNTVSWMSYLSIVCVILYIIGHAIGASPIPFVMITEMFLQSSRPAAFMVGGSVHWLCNFAVGLLFLYMEAGLGAYSFLIFCAICLVTMVYIFFVVPETKNKTFMEINRIMAKRNKVEIQTEKEELMDIHTIQAGQAEKKEISNSDL; the protein is encoded by the exons TACATGCAAGACTTCTACAACCAAACCTACACGGACAGGTATGGGGTCTTCATGGACAAGAACTTGCAGACGCTGCTCTGGTCTCTCACCGTGTCCATGTACCCTCTGGGTGGCTTCTTCGGGTCCCTCATGGTGGGGCCTCTGGTCAACAACTGCGGCCG AAAGGGCACCCTGCTGATAAACAACCTTTTCTCCATTGCTGCTGCAATCCTTATGGGAACCTCAGAGATAGCCAAAACCTTCGAAGTAATCATCATTTCACGTGTGATCATGGGGATTTATGCTG GTCTGGCCTCCAACGTGGTTCCCATGTTCCTGGGAGAAATGGCCCCCAAAAATCTGAGAGGTGCCATTGGGGTTGTGCCCCAGCTTTTCATCACCATTGGGATCCTCATAGCTCAGATCCTTGGTCTCCACAGCATCCTTGGGAATGCCAAAG ACTGGCCTGTGATGCTGGGGCTCACGGGGATCCCATCAGTAATTCAGCTCCTCACATTGCCCTTCTTTCCTGAAAGTCCCAGATATCTGCTGATACAGAAGGGCAACGAAGAGCAAGCACGACAAG CCCTGCAGAGACTGAGAGGCTGGGATGATGTGGATGATGAGATAGAAGAAATGCGCCTCGAAGACCagtcagaaaaggaagaaggacaGATGTCTGTACTCACCCTCTGTACCTTCAGGGGCTTGCGATGGCAGCTCATCTCTATTATTGTCATGATGATGGGCCAGCAGCTCTCGGGGGTTAACGCG GTCTTCTACTACGCGGACAGGATCTTCCTGTCAGCAGGTGTGGAAACCAATAACGTGCAGTATGTCACCGTGTCCATAGGTGCCATCAACGTCGTCATGACTTGCCTCGCT GTTTTCATCGTGGAGTCCTTAGGGAGGAGAATCCTCCTCCTCGCTGGCTTTGGCTTGTGCTGTGGCTCCTGTGCGGTGCTGACCTTGGCCCTCAACCTCCAG AACACCGTCTCCTGGATGTCTTACCTCAGCATAGTGTGTGTCATTCTTTACATCATTGGACACGCTATTGGAGCCA GCCCGATCCCCTTTGTGATGATCACCGAGATGTTCCTGCAGTCATCCCGGCCGGCTGCCTTCATGGTCGGTGGGTCCGTGCACTGGCTGTGCAACTTCGCTGTGGGGCTCTTGTTCCTCTACATGGAG GCTGGACTGGgagcctacagcttcctcatttTCTGTGCCATATGCCTCGTCACCATGGTTTACATCTTCTTTGTTGTTCCTGAGACGAAGAACAAAACCTTCATGGAAATTAACAGGATCATGGCCAAGAGGAACAAGGTGGAGATTCAGACGGAGAAAGAAGAGCTCATGGATATCCACACTATCCAGGCTGGgcaggcagagaagaaagaaatctccAACAGCGATCTGTGA
- the MIB2 gene encoding E3 ubiquitin-protein ligase MIB2 isoform X3 encodes MGIGSCFNRTSDPLFTITVVVSPRQNLTRITLKGTFQGAKVVRGPDWEWGNQDGGEGKTGRVVDIRGWDVETGRSVASVTWADGTTNVYRVGHKGKVDLKCTVEASGGFYYKEHLPKLGKPAELQRKESTDRHPFQHGDKVKCLLDIDILREMQEGHGGWNPKMAEFIGQTGTVHRITDRGDVRVQFNSETRWTFHPGALTKLNTFWVGDVVRVIDDMETVKRFQPGHGEWTDEMAPTLGHIGKVIKVYGDGDLRVSVGEQSWTFNPACLTAYQRDEEANLMTTENAKESKSTLITVLEKLLSQKTESDHAGCLVIWAALNNVVKVRELLQKYPDKVDSKNQGRTALQIASYQGHLDVVKILLQAHATVNLRDEEGDTALHYAAFGNQAEVARVLISKGANGDLLNNAKCTALYVAVSQGFAEVVQALCELNCDVNLPDSQGDTPLHYAITADYKVIIEILTEVPNIDFTVQNCQGFNLLHYSALKGNKLAIKKILARARQLVDSKKEDGFTALHLAALNNHKEVAEILIKEGRCDVNLKNNRNQTPLHLAVIQGHVGMVQLLVSEGSDVNAEDEDGDTAMHIALERQQLMSVMMEKREGEMGLSLLSTLQASGFLGNVELNIGTAIACYLAQEGADINYANHRGKSPLDLVTDGRIVQIIKDFSQKFREQQVSSDCSAVTCSLRRVHTTPNTMTNLSVSSVAVPTECLVCSELALLIHFFPCQHSIVCEECSRRMKKCIKCQVTITKKIKQDSTEVECSPSSESTDQRKLMEELQNRYRQMEERITCPICIDDQIKLVFQCGHGSCPDCSTALTVCPICRQAIRERIQIFV; translated from the exons ATGGGAATTGGGAGCTGCTTTAACAGGACGTCAGACCCTCTGTTCACTATCAC agtcGTCGTGAGTCCCCGACAGAATCTGACTCGTATCACATTAAAAGGGACTTTCCAGGGGGCTAAAGTAGTTCGTGGCCCAGACTGGGAATGGGGTAACCAAGATG GTGGTGAAGGTAAAACTGGACGTGTGGTCGATATTCGCGGCTGGGATGTGGAGACTGGACGCAGCGTGGCCAGCGTTACGTGGGCTGATGGCACCACAAATGTCTACCGAGTTGGACACAAGGGAAAAGTGGACTTGAAATGTACTGTGGAGGCATCTGGTGGCTTTTACTACAAAGAGCATCTCCCCAAGTTAG GAAAGCCAGCTGaactgcagaggaaagaaagcacagaCAGGCATCCATTCCAGCACGGGGACAAGGTGAAATGCCTCCTGGACATCGACATCTTGCGGGAGATGCAGGAGGGCCATGGGGGCTGGAATCCTAAAATGGCTGAG TTCATTGGCCAGACAGGGACTGTGCACAGAATCACGGACAGAGGGGACGTGAGGGTCCAGTTCAACAGTGAAACCCGCTGGACTTTCCATCCTGGAGCTCTGACCAAG ctcAACACCTTTTGGGTTGGTGATGTTGTCCGAGTGATAGATGATATGGAAACAGTGAAGCGATTCCAACCTGGTCATGGGGAGTGGACAGATGAAATGGCACCT ACCCTAGGGCACATTGGCAAAGTGATCAAGGTGTATGGGGATGGAGACTTACGAGTGTCGGTTGGGGAGCAGTCCTGGACGTTTAACCCAGCTTGCCTGACAGCCTACCAGAGAGACGAGGAAGCAAATCTCATGACAACGGAGAATGCAAAGGAATCTAAAA GCACTTTGATTACCGTACTGGAGAAGCTGTTGTCGCAGAAGACAGAGTCAGACCACGCGGGGTGTCTTGTTATTTGGGCAGCACTCAACAACGTGGTTAAAGTCCGGGAACTCCTTCAGAAGTACCCAGACAAG GTCGACAGCAAGAATCAGGGCAGAACTGCCCTGCAGATTGCCTCCTATCAGGGGCATCTGGATGTGGTCAAGATTTTGCTGCAGGCACATGCCACTGTCAACCTAAGGGATGAAGAGGGGGATACAGCACTGCACTACGCAGCTTTTGG AAACCAAGCTGAAGTTGCCCGCGTGCTTATTAGTAAAGGAGCCAACGGAGACCTGCTAAACAATGCAAAGTGCACAGCACTCTATGTTGCTGTCAGTCAAGGATTCGCAGAGGTGGTGCAGGCCCTCTGCGAGCTCAACTGTGATGTCAACCTCCCA GATTCCCAGGGAGACACCCCCTTGCATTACGCTATCACTGCAGATTACAAAGTCATCATTGAGATTCTCACTGAAGTACCCAACATCGATTTCACTGTCCAGAACTGCCAAGGCTTCAACCTGCTCCACTATTCTGCTCTAAAAGGCAACAAGCT AGCCATAAAGAAGATTCTAGCAAGAGCTCGACAGTTAGTTGACTCTAAAAAGGAAGATGGCTTCACTGCCCTGCACCTTGCTGCTCTCAATAATCACAAAGAAGTGGCAGAAATTCTCATCAAAGag GGTCGCTGTGATGTCAACCTCAAGAACAACCGAAATCAAACCCCTCTGCACCTGGCTGTCATCCAGGGACACGTAGGGATGGTGCAACTGCTGGTCAGCGAAGGCAGTGATGTCAATGCTGAAGACGAGGATGGGGACACGGCCATGCACATTGCCTTGGAACGACAGCAGCTGATGTCAGTCATGATGGAGAAGCGTGAAGGGGAGATGGGGTTGTCCCTTCTTTCCACG CTGCAGGCTTCTGGCTTTCTTGGAAACGTAGAGTTGAATATTGGAACTGCAATTGCATGTTACTTAGCGCAAGAAGGAGCAGATATTAATTATGCAAACCATCGGGGAAAGTCTCCTTTAGACCTTGTTACAGATGGAAGGATTGTCCAGATCATCAAAGACTTTTCACAGAAATTCAG GGAACAGCAGGTTTCTTCAGACTGCTCAGCTGTCACCTGCAGCCTTCGCCGCGTGCACACCACCCCCAACACGATGACCAACCTGAGTGTCTCAAGCGTGGCAGTCCCCACAGAGTGCCTGGTCTGCTCAGAGCTGGCCTTGCTCATCCATTTCTTCCCCTGCCAGCACAGTATTGTCTGTGAAG AATGCTCCAGGAGAATGAAGAAGTGCATCAAATGTCAAGTGACAATAaccaaaaaaatcaagcaag ACAGCACCGAGGTGGAGTGCAGCCCGAGCTCTGAATCCACAGATCAGAGGAAGCTGATGGAGGAGCTGCAGAACCGCTACCGGCAGATGGAAGAGCGCATCACCTGCCCCATTTGCATCGACGACCAAATCAAACTGGTCTTCCAGTGTGGACATGGCTCTTGCCCagactgcagcacagcccttACTGTCTGCCCCATCTGCCGGCAGGCTATCCGGGAGAGGATTCAGATCTTTGTCTAA